In Priestia megaterium NBRC 15308 = ATCC 14581, the following proteins share a genomic window:
- a CDS encoding fumarylacetoacetate hydrolase family protein, whose translation MRIIRYLSEDSEPVLAALTSEETVYPLEQEGFIELIHQANAQKISPLSFVQHMISKSKPIPQSIEELSLLVPIIAQEVWASGVTYERSRDARNYEATDGKLDATTFYDKVYDAERPEIFFKSTAARTVGPNQEVYIRSDSKWQIPEPELGLIISQEGEILGYTIGNDMSCRDIEGENPLYLPQAKMWKHSCSIGPAILLTESVKDPYDFDIICRIYRHGNLAVEGTASTRQLKRKFEELVSFLVRDNEIFDGTVLLTGTCIVPPNDFTLLEGDQIEIEIPSIGILKNSVRLPSKISV comes from the coding sequence ATGCGTATTATTCGATATTTAAGTGAAGATTCAGAACCTGTTTTGGCAGCCCTTACATCGGAAGAAACAGTTTACCCTCTTGAGCAGGAAGGGTTTATAGAGCTAATTCATCAAGCGAATGCACAAAAGATCTCTCCTCTTTCTTTTGTTCAACATATGATTTCTAAGTCTAAGCCTATCCCACAATCTATTGAAGAACTTTCATTACTTGTACCTATTATTGCTCAAGAAGTATGGGCTTCCGGAGTTACTTACGAACGTAGCCGCGATGCTCGAAACTATGAAGCTACAGATGGAAAATTAGACGCTACCACATTTTACGACAAAGTATATGACGCAGAACGTCCAGAAATTTTCTTTAAATCTACAGCTGCTCGCACAGTTGGACCCAATCAGGAAGTTTATATTCGTAGTGACTCTAAATGGCAAATCCCCGAACCAGAACTAGGTTTGATTATTAGTCAGGAAGGTGAAATCCTTGGTTATACAATTGGAAATGATATGAGCTGCCGTGATATTGAGGGAGAAAATCCTCTTTATCTACCACAGGCAAAAATGTGGAAGCATTCTTGTTCTATTGGACCAGCCATTCTCCTCACCGAATCCGTAAAAGATCCATATGACTTTGATATCATATGCCGTATTTATCGTCATGGAAATCTTGCAGTAGAGGGAACAGCTAGTACACGTCAATTAAAAAGAAAATTTGAAGAATTGGTTTCGTTCTTAGTACGTGATAATGAAATTTTTGATGGGACCGTATTATTAACTGGCACATGTATTGTACCACCAAATGACTTTACATTATTAGAAGGGGATCAGATTGAAATTGAAATTCCTAGCATTGGTATATTAAAAAATAGTGTAAGGTTACCAAGCAAAATTTCGGTCTAA
- the gucD gene encoding alpha-ketoglutaric semialdehyde dehydrogenase GucD, translating to MNITTEEKMYLNYIDGDWVTGSVEQVDSSTNPANRHDVVGYVQHSEKEDLDRAVASAKKAQVSWNKLSGAARGEYLYKVANMLEQRLDEIAKTMTREMGKTFPEAKGETARGVAILRYYAGEGLRKVGDVLPSTDSEAFMYTTRAPLGVVGVITPWNFPVAIPIWKIAPALIYGNTVILKPAREAAVTAAKVMECFAEAGLPRGVINMVTGSGSVIGQGIIDHPDINGITFTGSDAVGKQVGLGALKRGAKYQLEMGGKNPVIVANDADIEQAVEATISGGLRSTGQKCTATSRVIVQSKIYDEFKEKLIEQVKEIKVGNGLEKDVWMGPCASEDQLNTVLAYVEKGVEEGASLVYGGKRLVEGNLADGFYMEPTIFENVTSGMTIAQEEIFGPVLALMKVETLEEALNVANDVKFGLSASIFTKSIGRMLSFVNEMDAGLVRINAESAGVELQAPFGGMKQSSSHSREQGQAAIEFFTSIKTVFVKP from the coding sequence ATGAATATAACAACAGAAGAGAAAATGTATTTAAACTATATTGATGGAGACTGGGTAACGGGTTCTGTGGAGCAAGTGGATAGCAGTACCAATCCTGCTAATCGACATGATGTAGTCGGTTATGTACAGCATTCTGAAAAAGAAGATTTAGATCGCGCTGTTGCTTCTGCTAAAAAAGCTCAGGTTTCCTGGAATAAACTGTCCGGGGCTGCTCGTGGTGAATATTTGTATAAAGTAGCAAATATGCTTGAGCAGCGCCTAGATGAAATAGCAAAGACAATGACCCGCGAGATGGGAAAAACATTTCCAGAAGCAAAAGGTGAAACTGCAAGAGGGGTCGCAATTCTTCGCTACTATGCAGGAGAAGGTCTAAGAAAAGTGGGAGATGTCCTACCTTCAACAGACTCTGAAGCATTTATGTACACAACCCGTGCTCCTCTTGGGGTAGTGGGTGTTATTACACCTTGGAATTTCCCAGTAGCTATTCCTATTTGGAAGATTGCTCCTGCTCTTATTTATGGAAATACTGTTATTTTGAAGCCAGCTCGAGAAGCAGCAGTTACTGCTGCAAAAGTTATGGAATGTTTTGCAGAGGCAGGTTTGCCACGTGGTGTGATTAATATGGTAACGGGTTCTGGTTCTGTTATCGGACAAGGTATTATTGATCATCCAGATATTAATGGGATTACGTTTACAGGGTCTGATGCAGTCGGTAAACAAGTTGGTTTAGGCGCACTAAAACGTGGTGCAAAATATCAATTAGAGATGGGCGGAAAAAATCCAGTTATCGTTGCTAACGATGCCGATATTGAACAAGCAGTAGAGGCAACTATTAGTGGAGGATTGCGTTCCACTGGACAAAAATGTACAGCTACAAGTCGTGTAATTGTACAAAGTAAAATTTATGATGAATTTAAAGAAAAGCTGATTGAACAAGTGAAAGAAATAAAAGTTGGAAATGGCCTTGAAAAAGATGTTTGGATGGGGCCTTGTGCAAGTGAAGACCAGCTTAACACGGTACTTGCCTACGTAGAAAAAGGTGTTGAAGAAGGGGCTTCGTTAGTTTATGGAGGTAAACGTCTAGTTGAAGGGAATTTGGCTGATGGTTTCTATATGGAGCCTACTATATTCGAAAACGTGACTAGTGGTATGACTATCGCTCAAGAGGAAATCTTTGGTCCAGTACTTGCCCTTATGAAAGTTGAAACGTTAGAAGAAGCACTGAATGTTGCAAATGATGTAAAGTTTGGACTCAGTGCTTCCATTTTCACGAAATCAATTGGGCGTATGCTTTCATTCGTAAATGAGATGGATGCTGGTCTTGTGCGTATCAATGCAGAATCTGCCGGGGTAGAATTACAAGCACCATTCGGAGGAATGAAACAATCTAGCTCTCACTCTCGTGAACAAGGTCAAGCTGCAATTGAATTCTTTACTTCTATTAAAACAGTATTTGTAAAACCGTAA
- a CDS encoding MFS transporter: protein MQIETKEPVLSTAPKKNWRWTVVIWLIIGGFINYLDRANLSIAAPQMMKDLHLTKTDIGLLGTVFSWSYALMQLPAGWLIDRFGTKKIYSIAVLWWSGATFMMGLFNKLPSFIIVRLLLGAGEAPCWPTGAKITSYWFPKKERGFATGLWDSSSKWGPAIAPPLLVAIMLAFGWRSLFYITGIAGVLFSIAFWIFYKNPEHSRKLSKEEFEYIQSEGAGFEENLVNSKIKWRSLFKYKTVWGMILGFFCTIWIWNIFLVFLPLYLVEVHGVTLQELGVYASIPWVGGIFGAIFGGYLTKKLVDKGITSPVKAKRALISICAILAAIVVIFVPFVDSLAMKITLFTLALCFISAITGSAWALAGDIAPPSMVASVGAIQNFGGYFGGALSPFIAGLIVDKTGSYSLAFISGGIIAGCAALCYWFLVKNPIQERVE, encoded by the coding sequence ATGCAAATTGAAACTAAAGAGCCCGTGCTTTCTACTGCACCAAAAAAAAATTGGAGATGGACGGTTGTAATCTGGTTAATTATAGGTGGGTTTATCAACTACCTAGATAGGGCAAATCTATCCATTGCTGCTCCGCAAATGATGAAAGATTTACATTTAACAAAAACAGATATAGGACTTTTAGGTACAGTTTTTTCCTGGTCTTATGCTTTAATGCAACTTCCTGCTGGTTGGCTAATTGATCGTTTTGGTACAAAAAAGATATATTCAATTGCAGTTTTGTGGTGGAGTGGAGCTACATTTATGATGGGACTCTTTAATAAGCTACCTTCATTTATTATTGTAAGGTTACTACTAGGGGCTGGTGAAGCACCTTGCTGGCCAACAGGTGCAAAAATAACATCTTATTGGTTTCCAAAAAAAGAAAGAGGATTTGCAACAGGCCTCTGGGATTCGTCATCGAAATGGGGTCCTGCTATTGCTCCTCCTCTTTTAGTCGCAATCATGTTGGCTTTTGGATGGAGATCATTATTTTATATTACCGGTATTGCAGGAGTGTTATTTAGTATTGCTTTTTGGATTTTTTATAAAAACCCTGAACATAGCAGAAAACTTTCTAAAGAAGAATTCGAATATATTCAATCAGAAGGTGCTGGCTTTGAGGAAAACCTAGTAAATTCAAAAATTAAATGGAGATCGTTATTTAAATACAAAACTGTTTGGGGAATGATTTTAGGATTCTTCTGTACCATTTGGATTTGGAATATCTTCTTAGTCTTCCTTCCTCTATATCTCGTTGAAGTGCATGGGGTTACGCTTCAAGAGCTAGGCGTTTATGCAAGTATCCCGTGGGTGGGTGGAATATTTGGTGCTATTTTTGGAGGGTATCTTACAAAAAAACTAGTAGATAAGGGCATAACGTCTCCAGTTAAGGCAAAACGTGCGCTAATTAGTATCTGTGCTATATTAGCTGCTATTGTGGTGATTTTTGTTCCTTTTGTGGATAGTCTTGCTATGAAAATAACTTTATTCACACTAGCACTTTGTTTTATTTCCGCAATTACAGGAAGTGCTTGGGCTCTTGCTGGTGATATTGCCCCTCCTTCTATGGTTGCATCTGTAGGCGCTATACAAAACTTTGGAGGTTATTTTGGAGGTGCACTCTCACCCTTTATAGCAGGTTTAATTGTAGATAAGACTGGATCTTACTCTCTTGCCTTCATATCAGGTGGTATTATTGCAGGATGTGCAGCACTTTGTTATTGGTTTTTAGTGAAAAACCCTATTCAAGAGAGAGTAGAATAA